The nucleotide sequence CGGCAGGCCTTGCGATTATGTTTATCAACTGAATGCGGAGTATCCGAACATGCCAAAGATGAAAACCAAAAGTGGTGCTGCCAAGCGGTTTCTGAAAACTGCCAACGGCATCAAGCACAAGCACGCTTTCAAGAGCCACATCCTGACCAAAATGTCGACCAAGCGTAAGCGTCAACTGCGCGGTAGCAGCTTGCTGCATCCGTCTGACGTGGCAAAAGTCGAGCGCATGCTGCGCCTTCGTTAATTTTTGGATCAAGAATAGAGGAAGTAACTCATGGCTCGTGTAAAGCGTGGCGTCATTGCCCGTAAGCGTCACAAGAAAATTATGAAACTTGCTAAAGGCTACTACGGTGCGCGTTCCCGCGTATTCCGTGTTGCCAAGCAAGCCGTAATCAAGGCAGGCCAATACGCCTACCGTGACCGTCGTCAGAAAAAACGTCAGTTCCGCGCTCTGTGGATCGCTCGTATCAATGCTGGTGCTCGTACCAACGGCCTGTCTTACAGCCGTTTGATCGCTGGCCTGAAAAAGGCGTCCATCGAGA is from Pseudomonas sp. B21-056 and encodes:
- the rplT gene encoding 50S ribosomal protein L20 — its product is MARVKRGVIARKRHKKIMKLAKGYYGARSRVFRVAKQAVIKAGQYAYRDRRQKKRQFRALWIARINAGARTNGLSYSRLIAGLKKASIEIDRKVLADLAVNEKAAFAAIVEKAKATLA
- the rpmI gene encoding 50S ribosomal protein L35, with the protein product MPKMKTKSGAAKRFLKTANGIKHKHAFKSHILTKMSTKRKRQLRGSSLLHPSDVAKVERMLRLR